The genomic segment CCCGCCCCCGTCGAGCGCGGTGTAACGCTGCTCGGCCGGCACCACCGCCAGGCTGGGCAGCAGCACCCAGGCCACCTCGATCGGGTACGCCCTACCCGCCGCCGCCTGGCGCAGTCCGAGCCGCCGGACCGGCAGCGTGTTGAACAGCACCGAACCGGAGAGGTCGACATCCAGCGCGGCGGCCAGCCGGTCCGGGTCCTCGGTGCCGGGCAGGCCGGCGTCGACCCGACCGGCGGCCGTCAACGCCGCCGACAGGTCACCCTGCTCGGCGGTGCTGGCCCGCCACCGCCCGGCGGCCCGTTCCAGCCGCAGGCTGCGCAGCCAGCCGGCGCCCTCGCAGGTCACCTCCAGGCGCGAGGTGACCCACTCCCGATCGGTGCGCAGCTCGTACCGGCAGGTGTACGGCACCGGCTCCACGGCGAGCGCGGTGCCCCGCGCGGAGAGCCCCTGCCGGTCGTCGACCAAGGCCTGCTCCGCGCCGGGGGAGTCGGTCCGGACCCAGAACAGCGTTTTCGGCATCGTCGCCATGTGGTCGACGTTACCGGCGTCGCCGGCCGGCCCGCTGGATGATCAGCGCGCCCTGGTGGGCCGGTGACCGCCGAACCGGCGGTCACCCGAACGCCAGTCCCCGGGCCGGTCACCGCGGCCGGAGTGCTCGCCGTAGCGGCGCTCGGTGCGGGGCCGGTCGCCGAACCGTCGTTCCCCGGCCCGCTCCGGATGCCCCGGGTCGCCGTGGCCACGCTCGCCGCGGGGCCGGAAACCCTGGCCACGGTCGCCGCCGTAGCGGCGCTCCGGCCGGGGCCGGTCGTAGCCGGACCGGCCCGGACGCCGGGCGGGGACCGGCTCCTCCACCACCGGTACGCCGCTGGGTGCCTGCGCGCCGGTCAGCTCGGCCAGCGCCGCGTCGCCGGAGCGGACCCGCGTCTCCGCCGGCTCGACACCCGCCTTGACCAGCATGGCCAACGTGCTGCGCCGTTGCTTCGGCAGGACCAGCGTGGCGACGGCGCCCGACTCGCCGGCCCGCGCGGTGCGGCCGGCCCGGTGCAGGTAGTCCTTGGCGTCCTTGGGCGGATCGACGTGGACGACCAACGAGACCCCGTCGACGTGGATGCCGCGGGCGGCGACGTCGGTGGCGACCAGCACGTTGGTCCGACCCTCCTTGAACTCGGCGAGGGTGCGGGTGCGGACCCGCTGGGTCTTGCCGCCGTGCAGGGCGCCGGCCCGCACGCCCACCGCGGCGAGCTGCTCGACCAGCCGGTCGACGCCCAGCTGGGTCCGGGCGAACATCATCGTCCGGCCGGCGCGGGCGGCGATCGAGGCGGCCACGGCGAACTTGTCGTTCGGCGGGATCAACAGCAGGTGGTGGTCCATCGTCGACACGGTGGCGGTCGGCGGCGCCGTCGAGTGCGTCACCGGATCGGTCATGAACCGCTTGACAAGCGTGTCGACGTCGTTGTCCAGGGTGGCCGAGAAGAGCAGCCGCTGGGTGCCGGCCGGGGTCTTGGCGAGCAGTTCGGTGACGTCCGGCAGGAAGCCCATGTCGGCCATCTGGTCGGCCTCGTCGAGGACCGTCACCTCGATGTCGTCGAGCTGGCAGACGCCGCGCGAGATGAGGTCCCCGAGCCGGCCGGGGGTGGCGACGATGACGTCGACCCCGCGCCGGAGGGCGTCGATCTGCCGGTCGTAGGGGACCCCGCCGACCGCGGTCTTGAGGGAGACCCCGATCGCCCGGCCGAGCGGCGCCAAGGCGTCGTTGACCTGCATGGCCAGTTCGCGGGTCGGCACCAGGATGAGCGCCCGTGGGCGCAGCGACCGGGTCCGCCCACCGGCGGCCAGCCGGGCCAGCACCGGCAGGCCGAACGCCAGGGTCTTGCCCGAGCCGGTCTGCCCCCGGCCGAGCACGTCGCGGCCGGCCAGGGCGTCCGGGACGGTGGCCTGCTGGATCTCGAACGGGCTGGTGATGCCGGCCCGGTCGAGGGCGCGGACGAGCGGTTGGGGAACGCCCAACTCGGCGAAGGTGGCCCGATCAGGGGTCGCCGGGTCGAGGGTCGGGTCAGCGTCGACGGCCAGGTCGGGGTCGACCGGTGCGTCGAAGACGGATGGGAACGTGCTGGGGTCAGCGAAGGTCGTCAAGTGTGCCTCTCAAGCGGGGCGCATCTTCGCGATGGCCCGCCGCGACAGAGGTCGCCGCCGAATCGCCCGCAAGATCGCCCAGGGGCGCGCGGCTCCGCGCGCCAGGTCGGTGAACCCCACAAGTGTACGGGTGTCTGCGGCGACGACCACCGCCGGCAAGCCGCAGTGGGCAGGGTCACCCCGGTCGGACCGTCCGACCGCCCTCCGGTCAGCTGTTGAGCAGCCCGTCGAAGAGCGAGCTGAACGCGTCGCCGGCTGCGAAGACGACGATTAGCCCCACCGCCACCAGGATGCCCAGGCCGATCAGCAGGACCATCACCACGCGGGCCGTGCTGGCCGTCGGGGTCGGCGTGTCCGACCAGCCCTGGGCCAGGATGTGCCCGGTCAGCGAGCCGGAGTTCTCCACCGGGTTGCCGGCCGGCAACGCCACCGTGAGGTGCCCGACCGGCCCGCCGTAGACGGTCCCCGGCTGCTGGTCGCGCGCCCAGTCGCGGTATCCCGCCGACTGCACCGGTTCTGCGGCTGCCGTCGGTCGCGCACCCGACGGGCTCTGGACACCGAGCTGGCTGTGGCTGGGGGACTGGGTGTTACTGCTGGGCTGATTGTGGCTGGCGGGCTCAGCGTGGCTGGCGGGCCTACCTGGCTGGCTGTGGCCGGGGTGGCCGACCGGCGGTGCGCTGGTCGGCGCGGCCACCGGCGGCAGCGAGTAGGCCGGCAGTCCGGCGTCCTCGGGGCGGCGGTCGAAGCTGTCCCGGTCGCTGGCCCACCGGGCCGGGGCGCTGGCCGGTCCGGGCGGTCCGGACGTCTGGACCGCCCCCATCGGCGGCGGTGGGAACGGCGGCGCCGGAGCCGGGCCGGGGGGCGTCGGCGGCATCGGCTGCGGCGGTCCGGGCGGAATCGGTGCCGGGACAGGTGGGATGGGCGACGGGGGGACCGGCGGCACCGGCTGCGGCGTCGGCCGCGCGGGCTCCGGTTCCGGGGTCGGCTCGGGCGGGATCGGGGCCGGCGGCGTGGGTGGCGGGGGGACCGCCGGGAACGGATCGGGGGCCGGTCCCGGACCGGGCGGGGCCGGCGCGTCGGGCTGCGGCGGCTCGGCCGGGGTGGGCGGGGCGACCGGTTCGGGTGGCAGCGGTGGATCGGGTGGGCTGGTCGGTACCGGCTCCGCCCCGCGGTAGACCTTCGCCGGCGCGGCCGGCGCCCCGGAGGCCGCGGCGGCCTCCGCCGCGGTCGGGCGGCGTTGACCGGGTACGGAGACCCGGGCCCGCGCCACCGTCACGGCCCGGCCGACCCGCTCCTGAGCCGGCAGGGTGTAGACCGGCTGGACCGGTTCGGCGACCGTCGCCGGGGCCACCTCCTCCGAAGTGGTCGGCGCGGCCGGTTCCCCGGCGGATGCCGGGTCCGGCTCCGTCGCGGGTGCCCGCGGCGGCTCCGGCAATCCATCGTCGATGCCGGGCTCGGCGTTCTCCGGAGCGGGTCCGTCCTGCCAGGCGCTGGCAAATGCCGACCAGGCCGAGGCAGCCTCACCGGTTGCCGGCCGACTCCGCTGTTGCGGAACTGCCGAGGGCGCCCCGGTTCCGGCAGCTTCCGCCTGGCCGGCCCGGTAGGTGGTGCCGGAGGTCGCGCCGGTCCGCGCCTGGGCGAGTTCTTCGGCGGTCGGCGCGGCGCCGGTGGTCGGCACGGCCCGGCCCCGGATGACGGCGGCCCCGCCCGTCGGCGCGGCCACCCCCGCGACCGGCCCCGCCACATCCACCGGCTCGGCCGACTCCAGCGGCTTCACTCCCGGCTCTCCCGCTTCCGGGAGCTGCACTTCCGGTTCGGCCGGATCCAGGGGCTTTGCTCCAGGCTCGGCCGTTTCCATGGGCTTCGCGGCCGGTTCGGCGGGGCGGGCCTCGGGCTCGGCGTTGTCCGGGTCCGCTTCGGTGGGGGTCCCGAAATCCGGCCAGAGCGCACCGGCCGGGGGTGGCGGTGGCAGTTCGTACGCGGCCGGCAGCTCCTCGGCCGGCCGCCCGGCCGGCAACACCGTCCCGACCGGCGGTGGCGGCGGCAGCTCATCCACGCCGTCCGCGTCGGCGGGACTGGTCCGCGAATCCCCGGAAGGGCTGGTGCTTCCGGTCATGGTGACGCTCCGGTCGGAGTGCCGGACCTGATCTGGATCCCGTTCGTCGCCCACGCTTCGCCTCCCGCGCCAGCCCTCAGCCGGTGGCGCCGGCCGGAGAGTGCTTCATGTCTCACCGTGCCACATCCCGGAACGCGAGGCACAGTCGAGGGCCGATGCCGCCGGCCGTCAGTCCGCGCTGGCCGAGGGCGAGGTGCCGGAGGGCGAGGTCTCCGGGGTGGCGTCGGGCGTCGGCGCCGACGAGGATTCCGCCCCGTCCGACGGTGTCGGTTCGGTCGACGACTCGGGCGTGCGCGGTGGCGTCGTCGCTGGCGTGGCGGGCGGCGTGGTCGGCGCCGGCGTGGTGGGCGGGTCGGTCGGCGCCGGCGTGGTCGGCGGCGTCGTGGGGGGTGGCGTGGTCGGCGGCGGTGTGGTCGGCGGCGACGTCGTGGGCGGTGGCGTGGTCGGCGGCGGCGTCGTCGGGCCCGGGTTGGTCGGGCCCGGGTTGGTCGGGCCGGGGTTCGTCGGTGGCGGGGTGTCCGGGGCGGGAATCGCGCCGAAGATCCGGGTCGCGCGGTAGAACCGGGACCAGGTCACGTTGGAAACCTTCACCACGTCACCGCTGCGCGGTGCGTGCACCATCTGTCCGTTACCGACGTACATGCCCACGTGGTGGATGGTGGTCCAGTGGCTCCCGGAGGCGAAGAAGATCAGGTCGCCGGGGAGCAGCGCGGACCGGTCGACCGACCGCCCGCGGGTGGCGTAGTACTGGTCCTTGGCGACCCGGGGCAGCTGGCGGTAGTCGGCGCCCTTGGACCGGTAGGCCGCCCACATCAACCCCGAGCAGTCGAACCGGTCCGGCCCCTCGGCCGCCCAGAGGTACGGGTCGCCCCGCTGGGCCAGGGCGTACGAGACCGCCGCCAGCGCCCGGGGGTGGGCGGCCATGCCGTCGATGCCGTCGATCCCGATCGTCGCCCCGAGGCGGCCCTCCGCCTCCTCCTGGAGGCGCTCGATCTCGATGAGCTTGTCGCGGTTGTCGCGGCGCAGCTTCTCCAGCGCGTCTTCCCGCTTGCGGAAGTTGCCCTGGGCGGCGGCGAACTGCGCGTCGGCCGCGTCGGCCTGCGCCTGGGCGGTGACGAAGGCCTGGTACGCGGCCTGCTCGGCCGCCCGCGCCCGGTTCAGCTCGCGGGCCGGTCCGGTGGTGTCGCCGCCGCTGCGTTCGCCGCGTTCGATCCGGCTCAGCGAGCCCAGCCCGTGCAGGTCGGAGCCGAACGCGCCGGGGGGTAGCGCGGCGGCGTCCTTGAGTGCCTCGCCGGCCGCGTCGTCGGCGGACTGCTGGGCGGCGGCCAGCGCCTGCCGGGCCTGCCGGAGGGTCTGGTCGGCGGCGGCCAGCGCGCTGGCCGTGGTGTTCTGCTGCTGTTCCAGGCCCAGCAGTTGGTCGGCGAGCGTCGCGACCTCGATCTGCAGCGCGGTGACCTGTGCCGCGAGGGGTCCGTTGACGGGGGCCGGCAGGGGATTGGTGGCCGGCGGTGGGGTGGCGCCGGGCAGTTGCAGCGAGCCGGACGGCACCGGCCGGGAGCCCGGGTCGGGGACGGTGTTGGGCAGCGTCGGATCGGCGTACCCGGGGGTTGCGAACGCGACGGCTCCGGCGGCGGCGAGCATCGCCGACCAGAGGACCGGACGTAGTCGGGGGGAGATCGTTCCACTTCGATGTTTCGGGTGGTGCCTGCGTTGGGCCATGTTCTCCCCGTCCGGCGTTGTTACGCCGCGCCCGCAGCGCGGCCGAGGTATCGCATCGTGTGTCGCTCGACGTCCCACTTTGTCTTACCTCAATCTGTCGTCGATGTCGATGCGGTAGCGGGTAACGGGACCCTGAGAACTCCATGAACGCCGGGTCGTCGCGACCCGGCTGGCCTGGTGAGGTGCGTCGCTGACCGGCCGGTCAGATCGGCACCGGCCGGGCGGCCGACGTAGGCTCGAAAGCCGCAACCGCGGGTGAAACTCGCCGGACCGCGGTGGAAGGGGCAGGGGCTGGCATGGACGTCGGGCGCAAGCGCGAGCTCGAAGAGAAGGTGTACGCCGGGGAGCGGCTCAGCCGGCGCGACGGCGAGGACCTCTACGCCAGTGAC from the Solwaraspora sp. WMMD1047 genome contains:
- a CDS encoding putative glycolipid-binding domain-containing protein, whose product is MPKTLFWVRTDSPGAEQALVDDRQGLSARGTALAVEPVPYTCRYELRTDREWVTSRLEVTCEGAGWLRSLRLERAAGRWRASTAEQGDLSAALTAAGRVDAGLPGTEDPDRLAAALDVDLSGSVLFNTLPVRRLGLRQAAAGRAYPIEVAWVLLPSLAVVPAEQRYTALDGGGVRFEVEGFSADLSLDGDGYVMHYPGLAERAGPTPR
- a CDS encoding DEAD/DEAH box helicase, whose product is MTTFADPSTFPSVFDAPVDPDLAVDADPTLDPATPDRATFAELGVPQPLVRALDRAGITSPFEIQQATVPDALAGRDVLGRGQTGSGKTLAFGLPVLARLAAGGRTRSLRPRALILVPTRELAMQVNDALAPLGRAIGVSLKTAVGGVPYDRQIDALRRGVDVIVATPGRLGDLISRGVCQLDDIEVTVLDEADQMADMGFLPDVTELLAKTPAGTQRLLFSATLDNDVDTLVKRFMTDPVTHSTAPPTATVSTMDHHLLLIPPNDKFAVAASIAARAGRTMMFARTQLGVDRLVEQLAAVGVRAGALHGGKTQRVRTRTLAEFKEGRTNVLVATDVAARGIHVDGVSLVVHVDPPKDAKDYLHRAGRTARAGESGAVATLVLPKQRRSTLAMLVKAGVEPAETRVRSGDAALAELTGAQAPSGVPVVEEPVPARRPGRSGYDRPRPERRYGGDRGQGFRPRGERGHGDPGHPERAGERRFGDRPRTERRYGEHSGRGDRPGDWRSGDRRFGGHRPTRAR
- a CDS encoding C40 family peptidase, with the translated sequence MAQRRHHPKHRSGTISPRLRPVLWSAMLAAAGAVAFATPGYADPTLPNTVPDPGSRPVPSGSLQLPGATPPPATNPLPAPVNGPLAAQVTALQIEVATLADQLLGLEQQQNTTASALAAADQTLRQARQALAAAQQSADDAAGEALKDAAALPPGAFGSDLHGLGSLSRIERGERSGGDTTGPARELNRARAAEQAAYQAFVTAQAQADAADAQFAAAQGNFRKREDALEKLRRDNRDKLIEIERLQEEAEGRLGATIGIDGIDGMAAHPRALAAVSYALAQRGDPYLWAAEGPDRFDCSGLMWAAYRSKGADYRQLPRVAKDQYYATRGRSVDRSALLPGDLIFFASGSHWTTIHHVGMYVGNGQMVHAPRSGDVVKVSNVTWSRFYRATRIFGAIPAPDTPPPTNPGPTNPGPTNPGPTTPPPTTPPPTTSPPTTPPPTTPPPTTPPTTPAPTDPPTTPAPTTPPATPATTPPRTPESSTEPTPSDGAESSSAPTPDATPETSPSGTSPSASAD